A part of Miscanthus floridulus cultivar M001 chromosome 6, ASM1932011v1, whole genome shotgun sequence genomic DNA contains:
- the LOC136455984 gene encoding abscisic stress-ripening protein 2-like has translation MAHHFLGSKHHGEEASKVTDWRKEEKHHKHMEQLGQVGAVAVGAYAMHEKHKAKKDPEHAHSHKIKEGVAAAVAVGSAGFAFHEHHQKKDVKKHRRHGHHH, from the coding sequence ATGGCGCACCACTTCCTGGGCAGCAAGCACCATGGAGAAGAGGCGTCCAAGGTGACCGACTGGCGCAAGGAGGAGAAGCACCACAAGCACATGGAGCAGCTCGGCCAGGTCGGCGCCGTCGCCGTAGGAGCCTACGCCATGCACGAGAAGCACAAGGCGAAGAAGGACCCGGAGCACGCGCACTCGCACAAGATCAAGGAAggggtcgccgccgccgtcgccgtgggCAGCGCCGGCTTTGCCTTCCACGAGCACCACCAGAAGAAAGACGTCAAGAAGCACCGCCGCCACGGACACCACCACTAG